The proteins below are encoded in one region of Chrysemys picta bellii isolate R12L10 chromosome 4, ASM1138683v2, whole genome shotgun sequence:
- the CDKN1A gene encoding cyclin-dependent kinase inhibitor 1 isoform X1: MLLIFLPAGNMPLSQSNMRQAPCNRKLCRNLFGPVDHEQLQNDLQDLMRRHLEEAQCRWNFDFETETPLEGKFKWERVLYPDVSPACLPSQDPSHSKGNGGEKNQSSPALKISTKDLNMALSSETVQMDSESCKASSPRHLKRKQTSIKDFYSSKRRIVPCKPNP; the protein is encoded by the exons ATGTTGCTCATTTTCCTTCCAGCTGGAAACATGCCTCTGTCACAGAGTAACATGCGGCAGGCCCCCTGCAACAGGAAGCTCTGCCGAAACCTCTTTGGCCCGGTGGATCATGAGCAGCTCCAGAATGACTTGCAGGATTTGATGAGGAGACATCTGGAAGAAGCTCAGTGCAGGTGGAATTTTGACTTTGAGACGGAAACACCGCTGGAGGGCAAGTTCAAGTGGGAGAGAGTCCTCTATCCTGACGTGTCTCCTGCTTGCCTGCCTTCTCAGGACCCGAGCCACTCCAAAGGTAATGGTGGGGAGAAGAACCAGAGCTCTCCAGCACTTAAGATTTCTACAAAGGATCTTAACATGGCCCTCTCAAGTGAAACAGTACAGATGGACTCTGAGTCCTGCAAGGCCAGCTCCCCAAGGCACCTGAAACGAAAGCAGACCAGCATAAAAG ATTTCTACAGTTCAAAGCGGAGGATTGTCCCTTGCAAACCAAATCCGTGA
- the CDKN1A gene encoding cyclin-dependent kinase inhibitor 1 isoform X2 codes for MPLSQSNMRQAPCNRKLCRNLFGPVDHEQLQNDLQDLMRRHLEEAQCRWNFDFETETPLEGKFKWERVLYPDVSPACLPSQDPSHSKGNGGEKNQSSPALKISTKDLNMALSSETVQMDSESCKASSPRHLKRKQTSIKDFYSSKRRIVPCKPNP; via the exons ATGCCTCTGTCACAGAGTAACATGCGGCAGGCCCCCTGCAACAGGAAGCTCTGCCGAAACCTCTTTGGCCCGGTGGATCATGAGCAGCTCCAGAATGACTTGCAGGATTTGATGAGGAGACATCTGGAAGAAGCTCAGTGCAGGTGGAATTTTGACTTTGAGACGGAAACACCGCTGGAGGGCAAGTTCAAGTGGGAGAGAGTCCTCTATCCTGACGTGTCTCCTGCTTGCCTGCCTTCTCAGGACCCGAGCCACTCCAAAGGTAATGGTGGGGAGAAGAACCAGAGCTCTCCAGCACTTAAGATTTCTACAAAGGATCTTAACATGGCCCTCTCAAGTGAAACAGTACAGATGGACTCTGAGTCCTGCAAGGCCAGCTCCCCAAGGCACCTGAAACGAAAGCAGACCAGCATAAAAG ATTTCTACAGTTCAAAGCGGAGGATTGTCCCTTGCAAACCAAATCCGTGA